A single window of Melopsittacus undulatus isolate bMelUnd1 chromosome 22, bMelUnd1.mat.Z, whole genome shotgun sequence DNA harbors:
- the PYGM gene encoding glycogen phosphorylase, muscle form gives MSRPLSDQDRRRQISVRGLAGPENVGELKKSFNRHLHFTLVKDRNVATTRDYYQALAHTVRDHLVGRWLRTQQYYYEKDPKRIYYLSLEFYMGRTLQNTMVNLGLQSGCDEAMYQLGLDMEELQEIEEDAGLGNGGLGRLAACFLDSMATLGLAAYGYGIRYEFGIFNQKISGGWQVEEADDWLRYGNPWEKARPEYTIPVHFYGRVEHGPDGVRWLDTQVVLALPYDTPVPGYRNNTVNTMRLWSARAPCDFNLKDFNVGGYVQAVLDRNLAENISRVLYPNDNFFEGKELRLKQEYFVVAATLHDIVRRFKSAKFGSRDAVRTSFESFPDKVAIQLNDTHPSLAIPELMRILVDEEKLGWDKAWAITVRTCAYTNHTVLPEALERWPVRLLETLLPRHLEIIYEINQRFLDRVYAAFPGDHERLRRMSLVEEGAVKRVNMAHLCIVGAHAVNGVAQIHSDILKTSVFKDFYDLEPEKFQNKTNGITPRRWLLLCNPGLADVIAQRIGEGFVSDLDQLQKLRNFVDDESFIRDVAAVKQENKVKFAALLEREYGVRVNPASLFDVQVKRIHEYKRQLLNCLHIITLYNRIKKDPNKPIVPRTIMIGGKAAPGYHMAKMIIKLVTSIGDVVNHDPAVGDRLRVLFLENYRVSLAEKVIPAADLSEQISTAGTEASGTGNMKFMLNGALTIGTMDGANVEMAEEAGEENLFIFGMRVPDVEELDRKGYCAREFYDRLPELRQALDQLSSGFFSPRQPDLFRDIVNMLLNHDRFKVFADYEAYIKCQEKVSELYKNPREWTRTVIRNVAAAGKFSSDRTIAQYAREIWGVEPSRERIPAPDDPRV, from the exons ATGTCCCGGCCGCTGAGCGACCAGGATCGCCGGCGCCAGATCAGCGTCCGGGGCCTGGCGGGACCGGAGAACGTGGGGGAGCTGAAGAAGAGCTTCAACCGGCACCTGCACTTCACCCTGGTCAAGGACCGGAACGTGGCCACCACCAGGGACTACTACCAGGCCCTGGCACACACTGTGCGGGACCACCTGGTGGGGAGGTGGCTGCGGACACAGCAGTACTACTATGAGAAGGACCCTAAG cGCATCTATTACCTGTCCCTGGAGTTCTACATGGGCCGCACACTGCAGAACACGATGGTGAACCTGGGGCTGCAGAGCGGCTGCGATGAGGCCATGTACCAG CTGGGGCTGGAcatggaggagctgcaggagatcGAGGAGGACGCAGGGCTGGGCAATGGAGGCCTGGGGAGGCTGGCGG cctGCTTCCTGGACTCCATGGCCACCCTGGGCCTGGCTGCCTATGGCTACGGGATCCGCTATGAGTTCGGGATCTTCAACCAGAAGATCTCGGGGGGGTGgcag GTGGAGGAGGCTGATGATTGGCTGCGTTATGGGAACCCCTGGGAGAAGGCTCGTCCTGAATACACCATCCCCGTTCACTTCTATGGGCGCGTGGAGCACGGCCCCGATGGCGTCCGATGGCTGGATACCCAg GTGGTGCTGGCGCTGCCGTATGACACCCCCGTCCCCGGGTACCGCAACAACACCGTCAATACCATGAGGCTGTGGTCGGCACGGGCACCCTGCGACTTCAACCTGAAGGACT TCAATGTCGGGGGGTACGTCCAGGCTGTGCTGGACCGGAACCTGGCTGAGAACATCTCCCGGGTGCTGTACCCCAATGACAAT TTCTTCGAGGGCAAGGAGCTGCGGCTCAAGCAGGAGTACTTCGTGGTGGCAGCCACACTACATGACATCGTCAGACGCTTCAAGTCTGCCAAGTTCGGGAGCCGCGATGCGGTCAGGACCTCGTTCGAGTCCTTCCCCGACAAG gtTGCCATCCAGCTCAATGACACCCACCCCTCTCTGGCCATCCCGGAGCTGATGCGGATCCTGGTGGATGAGGAGAAGCTCGGCTGGGACAAG GCCTGGGCCATCACAGTCCGCACCTGTGCCTACACCAACCACACGGTGTTGCCGGAGGCTCTGGAGCGTTGGCCTGTGCGGCTGTTGGAGACGCTGCTGCCGCGACACCTGGAGATCATCTATGAGATCAACCAGCGCTTCCTGGAC CGGGTCTATGCCGCGTTCCCTGGTGACCACGAGCGGCTCCGTCGCATGTCCCTGGTGGAGGAGGGAGCAGTGAAGAGGGTGAACATGGCTCATCTGTGCATCGTGGGCGCGCACGCGGTCAATGGGGTGGCCCAGATCCACTCCGACATCCTCAAGACCAGCGT GTTCAAGGATTTCTATGATCTGGAGCCTGAGAAGTTCCAGAACAAGACCAATGGGATCACACCAAGGCGCTGGCTCCTGCTCTGCAACCCAGGGCTGGCTGATGTCATCGCCCAG CGCATCGGTGAAGGCTTCGTCTCAGACCTGGACCAGCTCCAGAAGCTCCGAAACTTCGTGGATGACGAGAGCTTCATCCGGGACGTGGCGGCCGTCAAGCag GAGAACAAGGTGAAGTTCGCGGCGCTGCTGGAGCGCGAGTATGGGGTGCGGGTGAATCCGGCCTCGCTCTTCGACGTGCAGGTCAAGCGCATCCATGAGTACAAGCGGCAGCTGCTGAACTGCCTGCACATCATCACCCTGTACAACA GGATCAAGAAGGACCCCAACAAACCCATAGTGCCCCGAACCATCATGATTGGGGGCAAg GCCGCCCCCGGGTACCACATGGCCAAGATGATCATCAAACTGGTGACGTCCATCGGGGATGTTGTGAACCATGATCCGGCTGTAGGCGACCGGCTGCGGGTGTTGTTCCTGGAGAACTACCGCGTGTCGCTGGCTGAGAAGG TGATCCCGGCCGCAGACCTGTCGGAGCAGATCTCCACCGCGGGCACCGAGGCCTCGGGCACCGGGAACATGAAGTTCATGCTCAATGGGGCTCTGACCATCGGCACCATGGACGGGGCCAACGTGGAGATGGCAGAGGAGGCAGGGGAGGAAAACCTCTTCATCTTCGGCATGCGCGTGCCCGACGTGGAGGAGCTCGACAGGAAGGG GTACTGTGCCCGGGAGTTCTATGACCGGCTCCCGGAGCTGCGCCAGGCTCTGGACCAGCTCAGCTCTGGCTTCTTCAGCCCCCGACAGCCGGATCTGTTCCGGGACATTGTCAACATGCTCCTGAACCATGAccg gTTCAAGGTGTTTGCAGACTATGAGGCTTACATCAAGTGCCAGGAGAAAGTCAGTGAGCTCTACAAG aaCCCCCGTGAATGGACCCGCACCGTGATCCGGAACGTGGCGGCCGCCGGCAAGTTCTCGAGCGACCGCACGATCGCGCAGTACGCTCGCGAGATTTGGGGCGTGGAACCCTCGCGAGAGCGGATCCCTGCCCCCGATGACCCGAGAGTGtaa
- the LOC101877361 gene encoding LOW QUALITY PROTEIN: splicing factor 1 (The sequence of the model RefSeq protein was modified relative to this genomic sequence to represent the inferred CDS: deleted 1 base in 1 codon) → MATGANATPLGKLHPPPPPGQPGFPLPPPPGLVLPGPGSGPAPAALLGPMAAAAYPFAALPPPPPPPPPPPPPPQPQAQQQPPPPPPPPPPPSQQQPQQQQPQAASTPQPPASASAAPQQPPAPGAAPYGQYRFPSPPPGHDPPQAPQAAAAPPAAAPSPQPGGPAQTPAAAAAQQRPDESGAGGAAPQNEAAVRASAAHKAARRSDFPRKRKRSRWNQDSLEQKTVIPGMPTVIPPGLTREQERAYIVQLQIEDLTRKLRTGDLGIPPNPEDRSPSPEPIYNSEGKRLNTREFRTRKKLEEERHNLITEMVALNPDFKPPADYKPPATRVSDKVMIPQDEYPEINFVGLLIGPRGNTLKNIEKECNAKIMIRGKGSVKEGKVGRKDGQMLPGEDEPLHALVTANTMENVKKAVEQIRNILKQGIETPEDQNDLRKMQLRELARLNGTLREDDNRILRPWQSTETRSITNTTVCTKCGGAGHIASDCKFARPGDPQSAQDKARMDKEYLSLMAELGEAPVSVSSNAAHNNSPLSSSHRAANQASSQPPPSRPPWMNSTPSENRPYHGMHGGPGGPHSFPHPMAGMGGGHGAHPLQHNPNGPPPWMQPHHPPMGQGPHPPGHPGPHHMDQYLGNAPVGSGVYRLHQGKGMMPPPLGMLPPPPPPPGGQPPPPSGPLPPWQQQPPPPPSSSSTPLPWQQNTTTTTSAGSGSLPPWQQQGGAGGAAGGGAASSGAPPLPGSPSMVPLPPGVQPPLPPGAPPPPPPPPGSGGMMYAPPPPPPPPPMDPSNFVTMMGMGVPAMPPFGMPPAPPPPPPQN, encoded by the exons ATGGCGACCGGAGCGAACGCCACGCCGCTGGGCAAGCTCcacccgccgccgccgccggggcaGCCCGGCTTCCCCCTGCCTCCTCCGCCCGGCCTCGTCCTGCCCGGCCCCGGTTCCGGTCCGGCCCCCGCCGCTCTGCTCGGCCCCATGGCGGCCGCCGCCTACCCGTTCGCCGCTCTCCCtccgccgcctcctcctcctcctcctccgccgccgccgccgcagcctcaggctcagcagcagccgccgccgcctcctccgccgccgccgccgccatcgcagcagcagccgcagcaGCAACAACCGCAGGCGGCTTCCACCCCGCAGCCGCCGGCCTCGGCCTCCGCTGCCCCGCAGCAGCCTCCGGCTCCCGGTGCCGCTCCCTATGGGCAGTACCGCTTCCCATCCCCACCACCGGGACACGATCCCCCCCAAGCCCCGCAGGCCGCAGCGGCCCCGCCGGCAGCGGCTCCGTCCCCGCAGCCCGGGGGCCCCGCACAGACACCGGCAGCGGCCGCAGCGCAGCAGCGACCGGATGAGAGCGGAGCGGGGGGAGCGGCGCCGCAGAACGAAGCCGCCGTGCGGGCGAGCGCCGCGCACAAAGCGGCCCGGAGGTCAG ACTTCCCACGGAAGCGGAAACGGAGCCGCTGGAATCAGGACTCGCTGGAGCAGAAAACGGTGATCCCGGGAATGCCGACAGTGATCCCGCCGGGGCTCACCCGGGAGCAGGAGCGCGCTTACATCG TGCAACTGCAGATCGAAGACCTGACTCGCAAACTGCGCACGGGAGACCTGGGCATCCCCCCTAACCCTGAGGACAG GTCCCCATCCCCGGAGCCCATCTACAACAGTGAGGGGAAGCGGCTCAACACACGCGAGTTCCGCACGAGGaagaagctggaggaggagaggcacAACCTCATCACCGAGATGGTTGCCCTCAACCCCGACTTCAAGCCCCCCGCCGACTACaa GCCGCCGGCAACGCGGGTGAGCGACAAGGTGATGATCCCACAGGATGAGTATCCCGAGATCAACTTCGTGGGGCTCCTCATTGGGCCCAG AGGGAACACACTGAAGAACATTGAGAAGGAATGCAATGCCAAGATCATGATCCGGGGCAAGGGCTCGGTGAAGGAGGGCAAAGTGGGGCGCAAGGATGGGCAGATGCTGCCGGGGGAGGACGAGCCCCTGCACGCCCTGGTCACTGCCAACACCATGGAGAACGTCAAgaaggcagtggaacag ATCCGGAACATCCTGAAGCAAGGAATCGAGACCCCCGAGGACCAGAACGACCtgaggaagatgcagctgcgGGAGCTGGCGCGGCTCAACGGGACCCTGCGGGAGGATGACAACCG catcctgcgGCCATGGCAGAGCACCGAGACCCGCAGCATCACCAACACCACCGTGTGCACCAAGTGCGGTGGCGCCGGCCACATTGCCTCCGACTGCAAGTTTGCCAG GCCCGGTGACCCACAGTCAGCCCAGGACAAGGCCCGCATGGACAAGGAGTACCTGTCCCtgatggcagagctgggggaggCCCCGGTCTCAGTCAGCTCCAATGCTGCCCACAACAACAGCCCCCTCTCCAGCAGCCACCGTGCTGCCAACCAGGCCAGCAGCCAGCCCCCCCCC AGCCGCCCACCCTGGATGAACTCAACCCCATCGGAAAACCGCCCCTACCATGGGATGCatggggggccgggggggccccACAGCTTCCCCCACCCTATGGCTGGCATGGGGGGGGGCCACGGGGCGCACCCCCTGCAGCACAACCCCAACGGGCCCCCGCCTTGGATGCAGCCCCATCATCCGCCTATGGGGCAGGGCCCCCACCCGCCTGGGCATCCGGGGCCACACCACATGG ATCAGTACCTGGGCAATGCGCCGGTGGGCTCTGGGGTCTATCGCCTGCACCAGGGAAAAG GTATGATGCCTCCACCGCTGGGTATGCTgcccccgccg ccccccccgcccggTGGGCAGCCGCCCCCTCCCTCCGGCCCACTccccccatggcagcagcagccgccgccaccccccagcagcagcagcaccccctTGCCATGGCAGCAAA ATACGACGACCACCACGAGCGCTGGCAGCGGCTCCCTccccccatggcagcagcaggggggggcggggggggcggcgggggggggggcagcttCTTCGGGAGCCCCCCCACTCCCCGGCAGCCCCTCCATGGTGCCTTTGCCCCCCGGGGTGCAGCCCCCACTCCCCCCCGGGGcccctccgcccccccccccaccccctggCTCCGGGGGCATGATGTACGcacccccgccccccccgccgcccccccccatggaccctTCTAACTTCGTCACcatgatggggatgggggtgccTGCCATGCCCCCCTTCGGCATGCCCCCCGCGCCCCCCCCACCGCCCCCCCAGAACTGA
- the MEN1 gene encoding menin isoform X2, with protein MGLKPWQKALFPLRSVGSVVRLFEAELAQPEPDLVLLSLVLGFVEHFLAVNRVLPTNVPGVSFEARPGPEPQARAYFPVAELSIVAALYARFTAQIRGAVDLSRYPRPGGCSSRELVRKVADVIWNSLSRSYFKDRAHIQSLFSFITGTKLDSSGVAFAVVGACQALGLPDVHLALSEDHAWVAFGAGGQQTAEVTWHGKGNEDRRGQSVAAGVAERSWLYLKGSYLRCTRHMEVAFMVCAINPSIDLHTDSLELLQLQQRLLWLLYDMGHLEKYPMALGNLADLEELEPTPGRPDPLTIYHKGIQSARTYYNNEHIYPYMYLAGYHCRNKNVKEALEAWADTATVIQDYNYCREDEEIYKEFFDIANDVIPNLLKEAANAEPPGEGDPEAPPPGGGALQDPECFAHLLRFYDGICKWEEGSPTPVLHVGWATFLVQSLGRFDGQVRQRVTLVSRDTDPPEDEDPGGEDTRDSRRRGPRRESKPEEPPQPKKGPERRRALGPRSEDPPAAVPSAAAPPSAPPNVTGSNPNVAGSNPNVAGSSPVPSGSTEPTGPVLLFQSQKMRGMKDLLRAPKINSSAIKLQLTAQSQVQLKKQKVAPSDYTLAFLKRPRKGL; from the exons ATGGGTCTCAAGCCCTGGCAGAAAGCCCTATTCCCCCTCCGCTCCGTGGGCTCCGTCGTTCGCCTGTTCGAGGCGGAACTGGCCCAACCGGAACCAGACCTGGTGTTGCTCTCCCTGGTGTTGGGCTTCGTGGAGCACTTCCTGGCCGTCAACCGCGTGCTCCCGACCAACGTCCCTGGCGTCAGCTTCGAGGCCCGGCCGGGCCCGGAGCCTCAGGCTCGCGCCTACTTCCCGGTGGCGGAACTGTCCATCGTGGCCGCGCTCTACGCGCGCTTCACGGCACAGATCCGCGGCGCCGTGGACCTGTCGCGGTACCCGCGGCCTGGCGGCTGCTCCTCCCGCGAGCTGGTCAGGAAGGTGGCGGATGTCATCTGGAACAGCCTCAGCCGCTCCTACTTCAAGGATCGGGCGCATATCCAGTCGCTGTTCAGCTTTATCACTG GCACCAAGCTGGACAGCTCAGGTGTGGCCTTCGCGGTGGTCGGGGCCTGCCAGGCCCTGGGGCTCCCGGATGTTCACCTGGCGCTGTCCGAGGACCACGCGTGGGTCGCGTTCGGGGCCGGGG GTCAGCAGACGGCTGAGGTCACGTGGCACGGGAAGGGCAACGAGGACCGGAGGGGGCAGAGCGTGGCGGCGGGCGTGGCCGAGAGG AGTTGGCTGTACCTGAAGGGCTCCTACCTGCGCTGCACGCGCCACATGGAGGTCGCGTTCATGGTGTGCGCCATTAACCCCTCCATTGACCTGCACACGgacagcctggagctgctgcagctgcaacag CGCCTGCTCTGGTTGCTCTACGACATGGGCCACCTGGAGAA GTACCCCATGGCTCTGGGTAACCTGGCTgacctggaggagctggagcccACTCCGGGCAGGCCTGACCCCCTCACCATCTACCACAAG ggtatCCAGTCTGCCCGGACCTACTACAACAACGAGCACATCTACCCCTACATGTACCTGGCCGGGTACCACTGCCGCAACAAGAACGTGAAGGAGGCGCTGGAGGCCTGGGCTGACACCGCCACCGTCATCCAGGA ctaCAATTACTGCCGGGAGGACGAGGAGATCTACAAGGAGTTCTTTGACATTGCCAATGACGTCATCCCCAACCTGCTCAAGGAGGCAGCCAACGCTGAGCCCCCGGGGGAGGGGGACCCCGAG GCCCCGCCCCCAGGGGGGGGGGCTCTGCAGGACCCCGAGTGCTTCGCTCACCTCCTGCGGTTCTACGATGGGATCTGTAagtgggaggaggggagtcccACCCCCGTCCTGCACGTGGGCTGGGCCACGTTCCTCGTCCAATCACTGGGCCGCTTCGATGGGCag GTCCGCCAGCGGGTGACGTTGGTGTCCCGTGACACGGACCCCCCGGAGGACGAGGACCCCGGGGGGGAGGATACCCGGGACAGCCGGAGGAGGGGCCCCCGCCGGGAGTCCAAACCGGAGGAGCCCCCACAGCCCAAGAAGGGTCCTGAGCGGCGCCGGGCACTAGGACCGCGCAGCGAGGACCCCCCGGCCGCTGTTCCCAGCGCGGCCGCTCCCCCCTCCGCACCTCCCAACGTCACCGGCTCCAATCCCAACGTCGCCGGTTCGAATCCCAACGTCGCCGGTTCGAGTCCCGTCCCCTCCGGTTCGACGGAGCCCACGGGGCCGGTGCTGCTGTTCCAGAGCCAGAAGATGAGGGGCATGAAGGATCTGCTGCGGGCCCCGAAGATCAACTCCAGCGCCATCAAACTGCAGCTCACGGCTCAGTCCCAAGTGCAGCTCAAGAAGCAGAAAGTGGCTCCCAGTGATTACACTTTGGCCTTCCTCAAGCGGCCCCGGAAGGGGCTCTGA
- the MEN1 gene encoding menin isoform X1: MGLKPWQKALFPLRSVGSVVRLFEAELAQPEPDLVLLSLVLGFVEHFLAVNRVLPTNVPGVSFEARPGPEPQARAYFPVAELSIVAALYARFTAQIRGAVDLSRYPRPGGCSSRELVRKVADVIWNSLSRSYFKDRAHIQSLFSFITGTKLDSSGVAFAVVGACQALGLPDVHLALSEDHAWVAFGAGGQQTAEVTWHGKGNEDRRGQSVAAGVAERSWLYLKGSYLRCTRHMEVAFMVCAINPSIDLHTDSLELLQLQQRLLWLLYDMGHLEKYPMALGNLADLEELEPTPGRPDPLTIYHKGIQSARTYYNNEHIYPYMYLAGYHCRNKNVKEALEAWADTATVIQDYNYCREDEEIYKEFFDIANDVIPNLLKEAANAEPPGEGDPEAPPPGGGALQDPECFAHLLRFYDGICKWEEGSPTPVLHVGWATFLVQSLGRFDGQVRQRVTLVSRDTDPPEDEDPGGEDTRDSRRRGPRRESKPEEPPQPKKGPERRRALGPRSEDPPAAVPSAAAPPSAPPNVTGSNPNVAGSNPNVAGSSPVPSGSTEPTGPVLLFQSQKMRGMKDLLRAPKINSSAIKLQLTAQSQVQLKKQKVAPSDYTLAFLKRPRKGL; the protein is encoded by the exons ATGGGTCTCAAGCCCTGGCAGAAAGCCCTATTCCCCCTCCGCTCCGTGGGCTCCGTCGTTCGCCTGTTCGAGGCGGAACTGGCCCAACCGGAACCAGACCTGGTGTTGCTCTCCCTGGTGTTGGGCTTCGTGGAGCACTTCCTGGCCGTCAACCGCGTGCTCCCGACCAACGTCCCTGGCGTCAGCTTCGAGGCCCGGCCGGGCCCGGAGCCTCAGGCTCGCGCCTACTTCCCGGTGGCGGAACTGTCCATCGTGGCCGCGCTCTACGCGCGCTTCACGGCACAGATCCGCGGCGCCGTGGACCTGTCGCGGTACCCGCGGCCTGGCGGCTGCTCCTCCCGCGAGCTGGTCAGGAAGGTGGCGGATGTCATCTGGAACAGCCTCAGCCGCTCCTACTTCAAGGATCGGGCGCATATCCAGTCGCTGTTCAGCTTTATCACTG GCACCAAGCTGGACAGCTCAGGTGTGGCCTTCGCGGTGGTCGGGGCCTGCCAGGCCCTGGGGCTCCCGGATGTTCACCTGGCGCTGTCCGAGGACCACGCGTGGGTCGCGTTCGGGGCCGGGGGTCAGCAGACGGCTGAGGTCACGTGGCACGGGAAGGGCAACGAGGACCGGAGGGGGCAGAGCGTGGCGGCGGGCGTGGCCGAGAGG AGTTGGCTGTACCTGAAGGGCTCCTACCTGCGCTGCACGCGCCACATGGAGGTCGCGTTCATGGTGTGCGCCATTAACCCCTCCATTGACCTGCACACGgacagcctggagctgctgcagctgcaacag CGCCTGCTCTGGTTGCTCTACGACATGGGCCACCTGGAGAA GTACCCCATGGCTCTGGGTAACCTGGCTgacctggaggagctggagcccACTCCGGGCAGGCCTGACCCCCTCACCATCTACCACAAG ggtatCCAGTCTGCCCGGACCTACTACAACAACGAGCACATCTACCCCTACATGTACCTGGCCGGGTACCACTGCCGCAACAAGAACGTGAAGGAGGCGCTGGAGGCCTGGGCTGACACCGCCACCGTCATCCAGGA ctaCAATTACTGCCGGGAGGACGAGGAGATCTACAAGGAGTTCTTTGACATTGCCAATGACGTCATCCCCAACCTGCTCAAGGAGGCAGCCAACGCTGAGCCCCCGGGGGAGGGGGACCCCGAG GCCCCGCCCCCAGGGGGGGGGGCTCTGCAGGACCCCGAGTGCTTCGCTCACCTCCTGCGGTTCTACGATGGGATCTGTAagtgggaggaggggagtcccACCCCCGTCCTGCACGTGGGCTGGGCCACGTTCCTCGTCCAATCACTGGGCCGCTTCGATGGGCag GTCCGCCAGCGGGTGACGTTGGTGTCCCGTGACACGGACCCCCCGGAGGACGAGGACCCCGGGGGGGAGGATACCCGGGACAGCCGGAGGAGGGGCCCCCGCCGGGAGTCCAAACCGGAGGAGCCCCCACAGCCCAAGAAGGGTCCTGAGCGGCGCCGGGCACTAGGACCGCGCAGCGAGGACCCCCCGGCCGCTGTTCCCAGCGCGGCCGCTCCCCCCTCCGCACCTCCCAACGTCACCGGCTCCAATCCCAACGTCGCCGGTTCGAATCCCAACGTCGCCGGTTCGAGTCCCGTCCCCTCCGGTTCGACGGAGCCCACGGGGCCGGTGCTGCTGTTCCAGAGCCAGAAGATGAGGGGCATGAAGGATCTGCTGCGGGCCCCGAAGATCAACTCCAGCGCCATCAAACTGCAGCTCACGGCTCAGTCCCAAGTGCAGCTCAAGAAGCAGAAAGTGGCTCCCAGTGATTACACTTTGGCCTTCCTCAAGCGGCCCCGGAAGGGGCTCTGA